The following are from one region of the Sphingomonas oryzagri genome:
- a CDS encoding F0F1 ATP synthase subunit gamma, with amino-acid sequence MPSLKALKIRIGSVKSTQKITKAMKMVAAAKLRRAQEAAEAGRPYAEELTKVMARLASGVTVGPESPKLLAGTGKDTNQLLVVATSERGLAGAFNSNIVRLAVRKARELEAKGKTVKFYLIGKKGRAVINRLFPGQIVHQVDQSHIKTVSFDDALEVANDIMHRFEAGEFDVARLYFAKFQSALAQIPTETQIIPVEILAANDKAPESGGPVAAFEYEPDEEEILAALLPRNIAVQLFRAFQENAASEQGSRMTAMDNATRNAGDMIKRLTIQYNRSRQAAITTELVEIISGAEALKG; translated from the coding sequence ATGCCCAGCCTGAAGGCACTCAAGATCCGCATCGGCTCGGTGAAGTCGACGCAGAAGATCACCAAGGCGATGAAGATGGTCGCCGCCGCCAAGCTGCGCCGCGCGCAGGAGGCGGCGGAAGCCGGCCGTCCCTATGCCGAGGAACTGACCAAGGTCATGGCGCGGCTCGCGTCGGGTGTCACCGTCGGCCCGGAGAGCCCCAAGCTGCTCGCCGGCACCGGCAAGGACACCAACCAGCTGCTGGTCGTCGCCACCTCCGAGCGTGGTCTCGCGGGCGCGTTCAACTCCAACATCGTGCGCCTCGCGGTCCGCAAGGCGCGCGAGTTGGAGGCCAAGGGCAAGACGGTGAAGTTCTACCTGATCGGCAAGAAGGGTCGCGCGGTGATCAACCGCCTGTTCCCCGGCCAGATCGTCCATCAGGTCGACCAGAGTCACATCAAGACCGTGTCGTTCGATGACGCGCTCGAGGTCGCCAACGACATCATGCACCGCTTCGAGGCGGGTGAGTTCGACGTGGCGCGGCTCTATTTCGCCAAGTTCCAGTCGGCGCTCGCCCAGATCCCGACCGAGACGCAGATCATCCCGGTGGAAATCCTGGCCGCCAACGACAAGGCCCCCGAAAGCGGCGGCCCGGTCGCGGCGTTCGAATACGAGCCGGACGAGGAGGAAATCCTCGCCGCGCTGCTGCCGCGCAACATTGCCGTTCAGCTCTTCCGCGCCTTCCAGGAGAATGCCGCGTCCGAGCAGGGCAGCCGCATGACCGCGATGGACAACGCCACGCGCAATGCCGGCGACATGATCAAGCGGCTCACCATCCAGTATAACCGCTCGCGCCAGGCGGCGATCACGACCGAGCTGGTCGAGATCATCTCCGGCGCCGAAGCGCTCAAGGGCTAA
- the atpA gene encoding F0F1 ATP synthase subunit alpha, producing the protein MDIRAAEISKVIRDQIANFGTEAEVSEVGQVLSVGDGIARIFGLDNVQAGEMIEFANGTQGMALNLEADNVGAVIFGSDAEIREGDTVKRTGTIVDVPVGKGLLGRVVDGLGNPIDGKGPIVSDTRARVETKAPGIIPRQSVHEPVQTGLKALDALVPVGRGQRELIIGDRQTGKTAVAIDAFINQKKANAGDDEKQKLYCIYVAVGQKRSTVAQIVRQLEENGAMEYTIVVAATASDPAPLQFLAPYTGCAMGEYFRDNGMHGLIVYDDLSKQAVAYRQMSLLLRRPPGREAYPGDVFFLHSRLLERAAKMSDAHGSGSLTALPVIETQAGDVSAYIPTNVISITDGQIFLETDLFYQGIRPAINVGLSVSRVGSAAQTKAMKKVAGSIKLELAQYREMAAFAQFGSDLDASTQKLLNRGARLTELLKQPQFHPLPFEEQVASIFAGTQGFLDTIPVADVTRFEDALLADLRANHAEVLKTIRETKDLGDAVKGQLKDAIAAFAKTFG; encoded by the coding sequence ATGGATATCCGCGCCGCAGAAATCTCCAAGGTCATCCGCGACCAGATCGCCAATTTCGGCACCGAGGCGGAAGTCTCCGAAGTCGGCCAGGTGCTGAGCGTCGGTGACGGCATCGCCCGCATCTTCGGCCTCGACAACGTCCAGGCCGGCGAGATGATCGAGTTCGCCAACGGCACGCAGGGCATGGCCCTCAACCTCGAGGCCGACAATGTCGGCGCCGTGATCTTCGGCTCGGACGCCGAGATCCGCGAGGGCGACACGGTCAAGCGCACCGGCACCATCGTGGACGTGCCGGTCGGCAAGGGCCTGCTCGGCCGCGTGGTCGACGGCCTCGGCAACCCGATCGACGGCAAGGGCCCGATCGTCTCCGACACCCGCGCCCGCGTTGAGACCAAGGCGCCCGGCATCATCCCGAGGCAGTCGGTCCACGAGCCGGTGCAGACCGGCCTCAAGGCGCTCGACGCGCTCGTTCCGGTGGGCCGCGGCCAGCGCGAGCTGATCATCGGCGATCGCCAGACCGGCAAGACCGCCGTCGCGATCGACGCCTTCATCAACCAGAAGAAGGCCAACGCCGGAGACGACGAGAAGCAGAAGCTCTACTGCATCTACGTCGCCGTCGGCCAGAAGCGCTCGACCGTCGCGCAGATCGTCCGCCAGCTCGAAGAGAATGGCGCGATGGAATATACCATCGTCGTCGCCGCCACGGCTTCGGACCCCGCCCCGCTCCAGTTCCTCGCGCCCTATACCGGCTGCGCGATGGGCGAGTATTTCCGCGACAACGGGATGCACGGCCTGATCGTGTATGACGATCTTTCCAAGCAGGCCGTCGCCTATCGCCAGATGTCGCTGCTGCTGCGCCGCCCGCCGGGCCGCGAGGCCTATCCGGGCGACGTGTTCTTCCTCCACTCCCGCCTGCTCGAGCGCGCCGCCAAGATGTCGGACGCGCACGGCTCGGGCTCGCTGACCGCGCTGCCCGTCATCGAGACGCAGGCCGGCGACGTGTCGGCCTACATCCCGACCAACGTGATCTCGATCACCGACGGCCAGATCTTCCTCGAGACCGACCTGTTCTATCAGGGCATCCGCCCCGCGATTAACGTGGGCCTGTCGGTGTCGCGCGTTGGCTCGGCCGCGCAGACCAAGGCGATGAAGAAGGTCGCCGGCTCGATCAAGCTGGAGCTGGCCCAGTATCGCGAGATGGCCGCCTTCGCGCAGTTCGGCTCGGACCTCGATGCCTCGACGCAGAAGCTGCTCAACCGCGGCGCGCGCCTGACCGAGCTGCTCAAGCAGCCGCAGTTCCACCCGCTGCCCTTCGAGGAGCAGGTGGCGTCGATCTTCGCCGGCACGCAGGGCTTCCTGGACACGATTCCGGTCGCCGACGTGACCCGCTTCGAGGACGCGCTGCTCGCCGACCTCCGCGCCAACCACGCCGAGGTGCTGAAGACGATCCGCGAGACCAAGGATCTTGGCGACGCGGTGAAGGGCCAGCTGAAGGACGCCATCGCGGCCTTCGCCAAGACGTTCGGCTGA
- a CDS encoding F0F1 ATP synthase subunit delta, with product MDISGGIQASLSGRYALALFELARDERQIEQVSADLDTIKAAMAESADFRALISSPLVGRDAATKAILAVAESMKLGKTVSNTLGLLGHNGRLNQLPAIIRGFKALAAAHRGETTAEVTSAHPLDAEQTGALKDKLRQKFGRDVAIEAKVDPSILGGLIVKMGSQQIDGSIRTKLNTLAHAMKG from the coding sequence GTGGACATTTCCGGCGGTATTCAGGCTAGCTTGAGCGGGCGCTATGCGCTCGCCCTCTTCGAGCTGGCGCGCGACGAGCGACAGATCGAGCAGGTTTCGGCCGATCTCGACACGATCAAGGCCGCCATGGCCGAGAGCGCCGATTTCCGCGCGCTCATCAGCAGCCCGCTGGTCGGCCGCGATGCCGCGACCAAGGCGATCCTGGCTGTCGCCGAGAGCATGAAGCTCGGCAAGACGGTGAGCAACACGCTCGGCCTGCTCGGCCACAATGGCCGGCTGAACCAGCTGCCCGCCATCATCCGCGGCTTCAAGGCGCTGGCCGCCGCCCACCGTGGCGAGACCACCGCCGAGGTCACCTCCGCCCATCCGCTCGATGCCGAGCAGACCGGCGCGCTCAAGGACAAGCTTCGCCAGAAGTTCGGCCGCGATGTCGCGATCGAGGCGAAGGTTGATCCCAGCATTCTCGGCGGCCTCATCGTGAAGATGGGCTCGCAGCAGATCGACGGCTCGATCCGCACCAAATTGAACACTCTCGCGCACGCGATGAAAGGCTGA
- a CDS encoding DUF1203 domain-containing protein: MTYRIQGLNPARFADPEALIADGAIRMTAGADSGYPCRVTLQDAEPGETVLLLNYVSADVRTPFRTTHAIFVREGATTAPRYDDEAPAYLEQRPLSLRGFDGAGMIRAAANAAPGGADAGIRGLLEDEEIDYVDVHHAAWGCFLARAHRSGDA, encoded by the coding sequence ATGACTTATCGTATCCAAGGCCTCAATCCCGCGCGGTTCGCCGACCCGGAAGCGCTGATCGCCGACGGGGCGATTCGCATGACGGCGGGCGCCGACAGCGGCTATCCGTGCCGGGTCACGCTGCAGGATGCCGAGCCGGGCGAAACCGTGTTGTTGCTGAACTATGTGTCGGCCGATGTGCGGACGCCCTTCCGGACTACGCACGCCATCTTCGTGCGGGAGGGGGCGACGACGGCGCCGCGCTATGACGACGAGGCGCCCGCTTATCTGGAGCAGCGGCCGCTGAGCCTGCGCGGGTTCGACGGCGCCGGCATGATCCGCGCGGCCGCCAACGCGGCACCGGGCGGTGCGGATGCGGGCATCCGGGGGCTGCTGGAGGATGAGGAGATCGACTATGTGGATGTCCACCACGCGGCCTGGGGTTGCTTCCTCGCGCGGGCACATCGGAGCGGAGATGCCTGA
- the ada gene encoding bifunctional DNA-binding transcriptional regulator/O6-methylguanine-DNA methyltransferase Ada, translated as MPETEASLDDEGRWDAVLRRDRAADGSFVTGVLTTGIYCRPSCAARHPKRENVRFFADGAAARAADLRPCLRCKPDEVARDAEGVAKAVALIDRAEMPPTLEEMAAEAGYAPHHFHRLFRKRTGVTPAAYARAVRAKRMEAALKENERVTDAIYDAGFSGPGRFYEEADQRLGMAPSTWRRGGGGETIRWASADTSFGPVIVAATARGICRLTFGGIEQLRQDFPHAAIEPGGAEMADLVAQAVAVVEEPGRAHDLPLDVRGTAFQEAIWRELSQIPAGESVSYAALAARVGKPGATRAAGTACGANPVPLLIPCHRARRSDGSAGGYALGLEMKARILAREAPDTQRGLFD; from the coding sequence ATGCCTGAGACGGAAGCCTCTCTTGACGACGAGGGCCGCTGGGATGCGGTGCTCAGGCGCGACCGGGCGGCGGACGGATCGTTCGTCACCGGCGTGCTGACGACGGGCATCTATTGCCGCCCGTCCTGCGCGGCGCGGCACCCGAAGCGGGAGAATGTCCGTTTCTTCGCGGACGGCGCGGCGGCGCGGGCGGCGGACTTGCGCCCCTGCCTGCGCTGCAAGCCCGACGAGGTGGCGCGCGATGCCGAAGGTGTGGCGAAGGCGGTCGCGCTGATCGATCGGGCCGAGATGCCGCCGACGCTGGAGGAGATGGCGGCGGAGGCGGGCTATGCGCCGCACCACTTCCACCGCCTGTTTCGCAAGCGCACAGGGGTGACGCCTGCGGCTTACGCCCGTGCGGTGCGCGCGAAGCGGATGGAAGCGGCGCTCAAGGAGAATGAGCGCGTGACCGATGCGATCTACGATGCGGGCTTCTCCGGGCCGGGACGCTTCTACGAGGAGGCTGATCAGCGGCTCGGCATGGCGCCCTCGACCTGGCGGCGCGGCGGCGGTGGCGAGACGATCCGCTGGGCGAGCGCCGACACCAGCTTCGGCCCGGTGATCGTCGCGGCGACGGCGCGCGGAATCTGCCGGCTGACCTTCGGCGGGATCGAGCAACTCCGGCAGGACTTCCCCCATGCCGCGATCGAGCCGGGCGGGGCGGAGATGGCCGATCTCGTCGCCCAGGCGGTCGCGGTGGTCGAGGAGCCGGGCCGCGCGCACGATCTGCCGCTCGATGTGCGCGGCACCGCCTTTCAGGAAGCGATCTGGCGCGAACTGTCGCAGATCCCGGCGGGCGAATCGGTAAGCTATGCGGCGTTGGCTGCGCGCGTCGGCAAACCGGGCGCGACGCGCGCGGCGGGGACGGCGTGCGGGGCCAACCCGGTGCCACTGCTCATCCCCTGCCACCGCGCGCGGCGCAGTGACGGATCGGCGGGCGGTTACGCGCTGGGACTAGAGATGAAGGCGCGCATCCTCGCCCGCGAGGCGCCCGACACGCAGCGCGGGCTGTTCGACTAG
- a CDS encoding alpha/beta hydrolase: MRIAKTLVLALASAALSGSAPAPDTRMTVTLPAGWSGDASGRLLLMVEPATDANARADRIDANEFGPHDSVSTAARDVATFGAGRSVSIDTSDAAFPASFAALPPGDYRVQALLDRNGDYGYGGAGAGDLVSQVTTLHWPQASPTTIALDHALPARAPWDFSDDAVAEQRAVAAAKPHCDEIFYRSASLAAFSGRQTEMHALVLRPPGYDENDHRKTWPTVYQTGGFGTSQHADIAWAARIWRLEKAGRIPPMIWVFLDHSGPTGTHEFADSVNNGPWSTALTTELIPFLERNYRMDARADGRFLTGHSSGGWFALWAQVAYPKMFGGTWPISPDPVDFHDFIGVDLYKPGNFYTDEAGRPRPLSRDHERVTGLMGDFARLEDVLGHDGGQFRSFEWVFSPRGADGTPMRLYDRTTGRIDPEVAAYWRAHYDIAAKIERDWPTLRPDLDGKIHLTVGSADTFYLDRPAHRLEALLHRLGAHADFTYVPGADHGSVFVRDGDPDALITDIARQMAATARAKGA, from the coding sequence GTGCGGATCGCGAAAACGCTCGTCCTCGCGCTTGCGAGTGCCGCCCTGTCGGGTTCGGCCCCGGCGCCCGACACGCGGATGACCGTCACCCTGCCGGCCGGCTGGAGCGGGGACGCATCGGGCCGCCTGCTGCTGATGGTGGAGCCGGCGACCGACGCCAACGCTCGTGCCGACCGCATCGACGCCAACGAGTTCGGCCCGCACGACTCCGTCTCCACCGCCGCACGCGACGTGGCGACGTTCGGTGCCGGCCGCAGCGTGTCGATCGACACAAGCGACGCCGCTTTCCCTGCGAGCTTCGCCGCCTTGCCGCCCGGCGATTATCGGGTGCAGGCCCTGCTCGATCGCAACGGCGACTATGGCTATGGCGGCGCCGGTGCGGGCGACCTCGTTTCGCAGGTCACCACGCTGCACTGGCCGCAGGCATCGCCCACCACGATCGCACTCGATCATGCCCTTCCGGCCCGCGCGCCGTGGGACTTTTCGGACGATGCGGTCGCCGAGCAGCGCGCGGTGGCCGCCGCCAAGCCGCATTGCGACGAGATCTTCTACCGCAGCGCTTCGCTCGCCGCCTTCTCCGGCCGGCAGACCGAGATGCACGCGCTGGTGCTCCGCCCACCGGGTTATGACGAGAACGACCACCGCAAGACCTGGCCGACCGTCTACCAGACCGGCGGCTTCGGCACCTCGCAACATGCCGACATCGCCTGGGCGGCGCGGATCTGGCGGCTGGAGAAGGCCGGGCGCATCCCGCCGATGATCTGGGTGTTCCTCGATCATTCGGGGCCGACCGGCACGCACGAATTCGCCGATAGCGTGAACAACGGCCCGTGGAGCACGGCGCTCACCACGGAATTGATCCCGTTCCTCGAACGCAATTACCGTATGGATGCGCGGGCCGACGGGCGCTTCCTCACCGGCCACAGCTCGGGCGGCTGGTTCGCGCTGTGGGCGCAGGTCGCCTACCCCAAGATGTTCGGGGGCACTTGGCCGATCTCGCCCGATCCGGTGGACTTCCACGATTTCATCGGTGTCGATCTCTACAAACCCGGCAATTTCTACACCGACGAGGCCGGCCGCCCCCGCCCGCTCAGCCGCGACCATGAGCGGGTGACTGGCCTGATGGGCGACTTCGCGCGGCTGGAGGATGTGCTCGGCCACGATGGCGGCCAGTTCCGATCGTTCGAGTGGGTGTTCAGCCCGCGTGGCGCCGACGGCACGCCGATGCGCCTCTACGATCGCACGACCGGCCGCATCGATCCGGAGGTCGCCGCCTACTGGCGCGCGCATTACGACATCGCGGCGAAGATCGAACGCGACTGGCCGACGCTGCGCCCCGATCTCGACGGGAAGATCCACCTGACCGTGGGGTCGGCGGACACGTTCTACCTCGATCGGCCCGCGCACCGGCTGGAGGCGCTGCTGCACCGGCTGGGCGCCCATGCCGACTTCACCTACGTGCCGGGCGCAGACCATGGCAGCGTGTTCGTTCGCGACGGCGATCCCGATGCGCTCATTACCGATATCGCCCGCCAGATGGCCGCGACGGCGCGCGCCAAGGGCGCCTAG
- a CDS encoding EF-hand domain-containing protein, with product MLFARSSAAAAIALIGLGFAAPLSAAPDKKAVPAKKTAPAKSASAKSASTKPLVARPTPPAATGDITRAQMMAQIKKTFDLADTNHDGFISRKEFAARMSIILNRDAPPTKEAAQRMLDAANRAFDNVDSNHDGKLSLSEASVRPLKAFDMMDTNHDGILTVAEKAAAHQDAPELPTTGPTVGQQQGPGR from the coding sequence TTGCTCTTTGCCCGCTCGTCCGCCGCTGCCGCGATCGCGCTGATCGGGCTGGGCTTCGCCGCCCCGCTCTCCGCCGCTCCGGACAAGAAGGCGGTGCCGGCGAAGAAGACTGCGCCAGCGAAATCCGCCTCCGCCAAGTCCGCATCCACCAAGCCTCTGGTCGCCAGGCCCACGCCGCCCGCCGCCACCGGCGACATCACGCGCGCGCAGATGATGGCGCAGATCAAGAAGACGTTCGATCTGGCCGATACCAATCACGACGGCTTCATCAGCCGCAAGGAATTCGCCGCGCGGATGTCGATCATCCTCAACCGCGACGCGCCGCCGACCAAGGAAGCGGCGCAGCGGATGCTCGACGCCGCCAACCGCGCCTTCGACAATGTCGATTCGAATCACGACGGCAAGCTGAGCCTGTCCGAAGCGAGCGTCCGCCCGCTCAAGGCGTTCGACATGATGGACACCAATCACGACGGCATCCTGACGGTCGCCGAGAAGGCGGCCGCGCACCAGGACGCCCCGGAACTTCCCACCACCGGCCCGACGGTCGGCCAGCAACAAGGCCCCGGACGCTAA
- a CDS encoding primosomal protein N' — protein MSRARVLLLNSALGPLDYRVPREMQVEPGSIVLAPLGPRQIAGVVWEPERMPSDAEVGDNRLRNLLGVYDLPPLAAPLRRLIEWTANYYLAPPAAVLRMALASASALDGGRTVIEYRATGHVPERLTAQRQQALERIGERQGLVRELAAIADVSDGVIRGLVKVGAIEAVEVAVDDPYPLPDPAFAPPELSAEQRSVANTIVTAVEAQAFQPYLLDGVTGSGKTEVYFEGIAAAVAAGRQSLVLLPEIALTEPFLKRFEARFGHLPVAWHSDLRQSQRRRAWRAIASGEAKVVCGARSALFLPYRDLGLIVVDEAHETSFKQEDGVMYHARDVAVMRASFEQVPIVLASATPAIETRQMVEIGKYRELKLPGRYGVAQMPTIETIDLTQDPPAKQRWLAPSLVAAIEETVGKGEQALLFLNRRGYAPLTLCRHCGHRFRCPNCTAWMVEHRLLARLACHHCGHVMPPPAACPECHEEDSLVACGPGVERIADEVSALFPEAKVAIVTSDTIWSPAKAAEFVNRMEAGDIDIVIGTQLITKGYHFPNLTLVGVVDADLGLQGGDLRAAERSFQQIAQVAGRAGRGAKPGRVFLQTREPGAPVIQALVTGDAESFYAAETESRREAGAPPFGRYAAIIVSSEKLDEAVETANRIGLSAPETEGMMVFGPAPAPLAMLRGRHRQRLLVHARRTLDVQDVIRQWLSALEWPRGVRVAVDVDPYSFL, from the coding sequence ATGTCCCGCGCCCGCGTCCTCCTGCTCAACTCCGCGCTCGGCCCGCTCGATTATCGCGTGCCGCGCGAGATGCAGGTCGAGCCGGGGTCGATCGTGCTGGCGCCGCTTGGGCCCCGCCAGATCGCCGGCGTGGTTTGGGAGCCGGAACGTATGCCCTCCGACGCGGAGGTGGGCGACAACCGCCTGCGCAACCTGCTCGGCGTCTACGATCTGCCGCCGCTCGCGGCACCACTGCGCCGGCTGATCGAGTGGACCGCGAATTATTACCTCGCCCCGCCCGCCGCCGTGCTGCGCATGGCGCTGGCCTCGGCAAGCGCGCTCGATGGCGGGCGGACGGTGATCGAGTATCGCGCCACCGGCCATGTGCCGGAACGCCTCACCGCGCAGCGCCAGCAGGCGCTCGAGCGGATCGGCGAGCGGCAGGGGCTGGTGCGCGAACTCGCCGCCATCGCCGACGTGTCGGACGGCGTGATCCGGGGACTGGTGAAGGTCGGCGCGATCGAGGCGGTGGAGGTCGCGGTGGACGATCCCTATCCACTTCCCGATCCCGCCTTCGCCCCGCCCGAGCTTTCCGCCGAGCAGCGATCGGTGGCGAACACGATCGTCACGGCGGTGGAGGCCCAAGCCTTCCAGCCCTATCTGCTCGACGGCGTCACCGGATCGGGCAAGACCGAGGTGTATTTCGAGGGCATCGCGGCGGCAGTCGCCGCCGGGCGGCAGAGCCTCGTCCTGCTCCCCGAAATCGCGCTGACCGAGCCGTTCCTCAAGCGCTTCGAGGCGCGCTTCGGGCATCTGCCGGTCGCCTGGCATTCGGACCTGCGCCAATCCCAGCGCCGCCGCGCGTGGCGGGCGATCGCGAGCGGGGAGGCGAAGGTGGTGTGTGGGGCGCGATCGGCCCTCTTCCTGCCGTATCGCGACCTCGGCCTGATCGTCGTCGATGAAGCGCATGAGACCAGCTTCAAGCAGGAAGACGGCGTGATGTACCACGCCCGCGACGTCGCGGTGATGCGCGCGTCGTTCGAGCAGGTGCCGATCGTCTTGGCCTCCGCCACGCCCGCGATCGAGACGCGCCAGATGGTCGAGATCGGCAAGTATCGCGAGCTGAAGCTGCCCGGACGTTACGGCGTGGCGCAGATGCCGACGATCGAGACGATCGATCTCACTCAGGATCCGCCGGCCAAACAGCGCTGGCTCGCCCCCTCACTGGTCGCCGCGATCGAGGAGACCGTCGGAAAAGGCGAGCAGGCCCTGCTGTTCCTCAACCGGCGCGGCTACGCACCACTGACGCTCTGCCGCCATTGCGGCCACCGCTTCCGCTGCCCGAACTGCACGGCGTGGATGGTCGAGCATCGGCTGCTGGCGCGGCTCGCCTGCCACCATTGCGGCCATGTCATGCCACCGCCGGCCGCCTGCCCCGAATGTCATGAGGAGGACAGCCTCGTCGCCTGCGGCCCCGGTGTCGAGCGCATCGCCGACGAGGTTTCGGCGTTGTTTCCCGAAGCGAAGGTAGCGATCGTCACCTCGGACACGATCTGGTCCCCCGCAAAGGCCGCCGAGTTCGTCAATCGCATGGAGGCCGGCGACATCGACATCGTGATCGGCACGCAGTTGATCACCAAGGGCTATCACTTCCCCAACCTGACTTTGGTCGGCGTGGTGGACGCCGATCTCGGCCTGCAGGGCGGCGACCTGCGCGCCGCCGAGCGCAGCTTCCAGCAGATCGCGCAGGTGGCCGGACGCGCCGGGCGAGGTGCCAAGCCGGGCCGCGTCTTCCTCCAGACCCGCGAGCCGGGCGCGCCGGTGATCCAGGCGCTGGTGACGGGCGATGCCGAGAGTTTCTACGCCGCCGAGACCGAGAGCAGGCGCGAAGCAGGCGCCCCGCCCTTCGGCCGCTACGCCGCGATCATCGTTTCCTCCGAAAAGCTCGACGAGGCGGTGGAAACCGCCAACCGCATCGGCCTCTCCGCGCCGGAGACCGAGGGAATGATGGTGTTCGGCCCTGCTCCCGCCCCGCTCGCCATGCTCCGCGGCCGCCATCGCCAGCGCCTGCTCGTCCATGCGCGGCGAACGCTGGACGTGCAGGACGTGATCCGGCAATGGTTAAGCGCGCTCGAATGGCCGCGCGGCGTTCGCGTCGCGGTGGATGTGGACCCGTACAGCTTCCTGTAA
- a CDS encoding GNAT family N-acetyltransferase: MVVQCEVAMLETERLTIRRITIDDASFMIATLNDPGFLANIGDRGVRTVEDAETYIRDRILASYEANGFGMFRVALKENDEGIGTVGFVKRDGLDGPDLGFAFLQAHTGKGYGHEAARALMDWGREALDMPPLLAITAPDNHASAALLAKLGFREEGRITLPTHGGESRLFVQG; the protein is encoded by the coding sequence GTGGTGGTACAGTGCGAGGTGGCGATGCTGGAAACCGAACGGCTCACGATCAGGCGGATCACGATCGACGACGCCTCCTTCATGATCGCGACGCTCAACGATCCGGGTTTCCTCGCCAATATCGGCGATCGCGGCGTGCGCACCGTGGAAGATGCCGAAACCTACATCCGCGACCGCATCCTCGCTTCCTACGAAGCGAACGGCTTCGGCATGTTCCGCGTGGCGCTGAAGGAGAATGACGAGGGGATCGGCACGGTCGGCTTCGTCAAGCGCGACGGGCTTGACGGGCCGGACCTCGGCTTTGCCTTCCTCCAGGCCCATACCGGCAAGGGCTATGGCCACGAGGCGGCGCGTGCTCTGATGGACTGGGGACGGGAGGCGCTGGACATGCCGCCGCTGCTCGCGATCACGGCGCCCGACAATCACGCCTCCGCCGCGCTGTTGGCGAAACTGGGGTTCCGCGAGGAAGGACGCATCACGCTGCCGACGCACGGCGGCGAGAGCCGGCTGTTCGTGCAGGGCTGA
- a CDS encoding DUF484 family protein: MGSVISFEDRAVATLRARVAEVEEANQDLIAFARGHSGAVAQIHGAVLAAIEAEGLEHLIHVVTQDWPQMLGVDAVALALFVGDTGFCADADGLQMVEPRMIEHAIAGIEGVVLRGVERGHPLFGPAATLIRAEALIRLENPAPLPCGLIALGQRAEQRFETRHGSELLAFLGSILARMVGRWLLP; the protein is encoded by the coding sequence ATGGGCAGCGTGATCAGTTTCGAGGACCGGGCCGTCGCGACGTTGCGCGCGCGGGTCGCCGAGGTGGAGGAGGCCAATCAGGACCTCATCGCCTTCGCGCGCGGTCACTCGGGCGCGGTCGCCCAGATCCACGGCGCGGTGCTCGCCGCGATCGAGGCGGAGGGCCTCGAACATCTGATACATGTCGTCACGCAGGACTGGCCGCAGATGCTGGGCGTCGATGCCGTAGCGCTGGCGCTGTTCGTGGGCGACACCGGCTTCTGCGCGGATGCCGACGGCCTCCAGATGGTCGAGCCGCGCATGATCGAACATGCCATCGCGGGAATCGAGGGCGTGGTGCTGCGCGGCGTCGAGCGCGGCCACCCGCTGTTCGGCCCCGCCGCGACTCTGATCCGGGCCGAGGCGTTGATCCGGCTGGAGAATCCCGCGCCGTTGCCTTGTGGCCTGATCGCTCTGGGGCAACGCGCCGAGCAGCGGTTCGAGACCCGTCATGGCTCCGAACTGCTGGCCTTTCTCGGCAGCATACTGGCGCGTATGGTCGGGCGGTGGCTGCTCCCCTGA